From Dehalobacter sp.:
ACCTGAACAGCCTGACGCGAAATGCCTGGGTCAACCTTGTTAATCCTGCGCCAGATGAACTTGTTCTGATTGCGGAAAAAACCAATTGCCCGCTTGATTTTCTTAAAGCGGCGCTTGATGAAGAAGAACGTCCGCGTATTGAAATTGAGGATGATTCTGCGCTTATTCTTATTAATATACCGGTCATGTTAAGTGAGACGAGCTATGATACGTTGCCTTTGGGTATCGTTATAACGCCCGAAAACATTATCACGGTATGTCTCGAAAATAACCCCGTTGTTCTCGAATTTAATGAGTATAACCGGCGGTCTTTCAATACGGCCAAGCGAACAAGGTTTTTGTTTCAGATCCTCTATAAGTCCGCGACGTATTATTTAAGATATCTACGCCAAATCAGCAGGTTAAGTGAACAAATTGAAGTGGATCTGCGCAGAACCATGAAAAACAAACAACTATTCGAACTGATGGATCTCCAGCAGGGTTTAACGTACTTTACTTCTTCTCTTCGT
This genomic window contains:
- a CDS encoding magnesium transporter CorA family protein; the protein is MLRIYKNDGINYQEHDLNSLTRNAWVNLVNPAPDELVLIAEKTNCPLDFLKAALDEEERPRIEIEDDSALILINIPVMLSETSYDTLPLGIVITPENIITVCLENNPVVLEFNEYNRRSFNTAKRTRFLFQILYKSATYYLRYLRQISRLSEQIEVDLRRTMKNKQLFELMDLQQGLTYFTSSLRSNGIVMDRLLRIRSNNQCRHLIQIHEEDEDLLEDVIIENNQAVQMVEMYSRILTNLTDTFASIISNNLNMVMKFLTSMTIILAIPTMIASFWGMNVNVPFRDSNPYGFGFVVAIAALVTGTAVYILIRRKIL